One part of the Phragmites australis chromosome 3, lpPhrAust1.1, whole genome shotgun sequence genome encodes these proteins:
- the LOC133910955 gene encoding transcription factor MYB25-like — translation MAVPDEAPGGRGGTGAVAERPVMRKSAWSKDEDAVLREQVRLHGAQNWVSISAGLPGRNAKSCRLRWCQHLAPGVDDAKPFTPQEDRAIIELQLLHPNKWSTIAGFLPGRTDNSVKNRWNSVLRKQQPQAAPASREDGTLLPFPLTPGDVRKRGRDSPVLHYCPPEETGDTGINQSGACLELFPLAPGDLIKGNSASDVAAMDVDYGAGDPLTELRLWPSTTTTMAAFKAMVQAVRAP, via the coding sequence ATGGCGGTGCCGGACGAGGCGCCCGGCGGCAGAGGCGGCACCGGCGCCGTGGCCGAGCGGCCGGTGATGAGGAAATCGGCGTGGAGTAAGGACGAGGACGCGGTGCTGCGGGAGCAGGTGCGGCTGCACGGCGCGCAGAACTGGGTGAGCATCAGCGCCGGGCTGCCCGGGCGCAACGCCAAGTCGTGCCGCCTCCGGTGGTGCCAGCACCTGGCCCCCGGCGTTGACGACGCCAAGCCCTTCACGCCCCAGGAGGACCGGGCGATCATCGAGCTCCAGCTCCTGCACCCCAACAAGTGGTCCACCATCGCGGGCTTCCTCCCGGGCCGCACCGACAACTCCGTCAAGAACCGCTGGAACTCCGTCCtccgcaagcagcagccgcagGCGGCTCCCGCAAGCCGCGAGGACGGGACGCTCCTGCCGTTTCCTCTGACGCCCGGGGATGTCAGGAAGAGGGGCAGAGACAGCCCGGTGCTCCACTACTGCCCGCCCGAGGAGACCGGCGACACGGGGATTAATCAGAGCGGCGCGTGTCTGGAGCTGTTCCCGCTGGCGCCTGGGGATCTCATCAAGGGCAACAGTGCGAGCGACGTGGCGGCGATGGATGTGGATTACGGCGCCGGAGATCCGCTCACCGAGCTGAGGCTCTGGCCGTCCACGACCACGACGATGGCGGCGTTCAAGGCGATGGTGCAGGCTGTTCGGGCGCCCTAG